The nucleotide window GATGACGGGAATCCGGTTCGCGTCCTTCATGCCTCGCCTCCTGACCGACCTGCTCCCACGGCCAGCCATCCCGGTCAATGCGACCATATTACCCGGACAGAATTGACGCCTGTTTATACCCGGGTAATACTCCCAACATGATTCCTCCTTCCGCCACCTGGACCGCCTTCACCGGCCAACGCCTGCTTGCCTCCGGCTCACCGGCCGAGGTCGTCACCGCCGCCAAGGCCGCGCTCGATGCGGGCGAGCATGAAGCCCTGCTCCTGTTCGATGACGCCACGGGCCGGACCGTGGACTTCCACCTGCGCGGCACGCTGGAAGAGGTGCTCGCCCGCCTCCAGCCGGCACCCGACCCGGCCGCCGAGTCTTCGGAACCCCGAGGCCCCGGCCGCCCGAAGCTGGGCGTGGTGGCCCGCGAGGTGACGCTGCTCCCCCGTCACTGGGAATGGCTGTCCGAGCAACCCGGCGGCGCGTCCGTGGCCCTGCGCAAGTTGGTGGAGGCCGCTCGCGCGAACAGCGGCGACGCCGACCGTGTCCGCCGCGCCCAGGCCGCCGCGGACCGCTTCATGACCACGATGGCCGGCAACGCGCCGGGCTACGAGGAGGCCGCCCGCGCGCTCTACGCGGGCGACCGCACCCGCTTCAACAAGTGGACCCGGAGCTGGCCGGACGACATCCGCGACTGCGCCCGAAAGCTCGCGGCCCCCGCGTTCTCCAAGGAGACACCATGAACCACCAGTGGGTGCTGAAGTCGCGTCCCCACGATGAAGTCTCCGATTCCTGCTTCGAATGGCGTCAGACGCCGGTGCCGTCCCCGGGTCCCGGCGAAGCACTGGTGCGCGTCATCTGGCTCGCCATCGACCCCACCCAACGCACGTGGCTCAATCCCCACGCGACCTACATCCGGCCCGTCGAGCTCGGCGAGGTCATGCGCGGGGCAGGTGTCGGACAGGTCATCGCGTCCCGCTCTGAACGGCTGGCCGTGGGCGACTGGGTGACGGGCATGACGGGCTGGCAGGAGTACGCGCTGGCCGGTGACGCGGGCCTCTTCGGTTTCAACAAGGTGCCGGACGGCATCGACCCCAAGGCCATGCTGAACCTCTACGGCGCCAGCGGGCTGACCGCGTGGATTGGCATGACGGACGTGGCCCGCGCGGCTCCAGGTGAGACCGTCCTGGTCTCCGGTGCCGCGGGAAGCGTGGGCGCCATCGCCGGACAGGTCGCAAGGCTCCGAGGCTGCCGCGTCATCGGCATCGCGGGCGGCCAGCACAAGGTCGATTGGGTCACCCGCGTTGCCCGGTTCGACGCCTGCATCGACTACAAGTCCGAGGACGTCCGGACGCGCCTCCAGGCACTGGCGCCCAAGGGCATCGACGTCTTCTTCGACAACGTGGGAGGGCCCGTGCTGGAGGCGGCTCTGGACCACCTGGCACTTCGCGCCCGCGTGGTGCTCTGCGGCGCGGTCTCCTCCGGCTACAAGGACCGTGACTACGGCACCACGCCGCGCAACTACATGCAGCTGGCCTTCCAGCGGGCACGCATGGAGGGCTTCATCTTCCTGGACCACGTCCCGCGCTTCCCCGAGGCCTTCCGCGAGCTGTCCACCTGGGCGGCCCGGGGGGAGCTCGCCCTGACGGAGACCGTCGCCGAAGGGCTGGAGCAGGCGCCGTCCGCCCTGCGTGGCTTGTTCGAGGGTCGGAACCTGGGCAAGCAGCTGGTCCGCGTCGCGGCCCCTGTCTGAGCGCGGTAGCCTGCGGCCTCCAACCTCACGCACGGAGCCCCGGATGAAACTCCAGACCACGCTGACCACCGTACTCGCCCTCGCCACGGGCGCCGCGGAAGCCCGGGACCCCGCGCAGGACGAGCGCGAGCTGCTCAAGGTCGAGGCCGCGCTCTGCCGCGCCTTCGAGACCGCCGACGTCGCCACGCTGCGAAAGAGCCTGGACGCGCGCTTCACGCTCACCGACTCCAAGGGCACGGTGACCGACCTGGAGCAGAACCTGGCGGAGGTGGCGAAGAAGGACCCCGTCTATGAGGTCTTCCGCAACCACCACCAGAAGATCCGCCTGTATGGCGACGCCGCCGTCGTCACCGGCATCACCACCCTCAAGGGCCACTCCGGCAAGACGCAGTTCGAAGGCGACTTCCAGTTCACCGACACCTGGGTCTATCGCGAGGGCCAGTGGAAGCTCGCCGCGAGCCACGCGACCCGGCTGGTGAAGTAACCCGCCTCACGCCGCTTCGGCCCCGGCCTCCGGCACAGGGCCGTCCCCGAACTCCAGCCCGTCGCGCCGCTGGTCGAGCTTCTCCTGGAGCGCCCGGATGATCTGGATGCTGAAGAGGGCCATGACCAGGGCGGAGCCAGCGGCGATCAGGCCCACCATGGCGCCGGCGGTCGACATGCCCCCATCCGCCGTCTCCAGCTTCCCGATGATCCGCTGGTCCACCTGATTCATGATCCGCGACAGGACGTTGGCCCCCCACCACACGGAGAGGGGAAGCACCGAGGCGAAGTGCGCCCCACCCAGCCGCGTCGCGACCTCCTTCATGAGGTGGTAGGGCTTCACCCAGTTGGCCAGGGGAATCAGCCACCACCAGACCGCCATCGCAGGGGAATCCCCGATGTCACGCCCCAGGGCCTTGAGCTGACGGACGACCCGGTGGAACCACATCAGGAGGAAGACCTGGGCCAGGAGGCCTCCCCCCACGTTCAGGAAGACCACGCCCGCGGCGGGCACGCCCTGCACCTCTTCGGTGAACACCCCCAGGGACAGGATGACGTGGAGGCCCAGGCTCAAGAGGTCCGTCGCCGCGGAGAACTGGAGCGCGGTCACCGCTCGCCGAGCTCGGCCACGGGAGTCGGGCACCTCCAGGGCGGAGAGCCGCATGCACTCGCGGCACTGGCCGTTCTCCTGTTCGCACCCCGAGCACACATATCTTCCACACCGCGCGCAGGTGCGCACCGCTGCCCTTTCGGGATGCTGCGGACACACGGCCTGCGACTCAACTTCCCCCTCAACGGCACTGAGCATGAAGAGAGGAATTAGGGCCTGCCTTCAACCCTTCGTCAATCCCACATGGGAAAGGCTGGCTCCCAGCCGCTTCAAGCCTTCTGGAATGCGTGTCGCGGGAATGCCGCCATACCCCAACACCAGTCCCGGCCGGGCGCGCGCCCCCGCGAAGTAACGCGATAAGCTGATAAGCCCGACGCCCGCGGCCCGGGCCCGAGCCACCGTGTCCCGCTCCAACGCCACGCCCCCTCGCCGGAACGTCGCGCACAGATGAAGGCCCGCCACGGAGGGCACCACCTGGAGCCAGTCTCCGCAGTGGCGCGAAAGCCCCTCCGCCACGCGCGCGTGCCTCGCCTCGTAATCCCGCCGCATCTTGCGGATGTGCCGCGCCAAGAGCCCACTGTCGATGAACCGCGCGAGCGCGGCCTGCTCCGGCACCGGACTGTGCCAATCCATCACGCGCCGTGCCCACCGCAGCTCCCGCTGGAGCGACGGCGGCGCGACGAGGAACCCCATCCGCAGCATGGGGACCATCACCTTCGAGAACGAGCCCACGTAGAGCACCCGCCCGGAGCGGTCCATCCCATGCAACGTCTCCAGGGGCCGGCCGCCAAAGCGGAACTCGCTGTCGTAGTCGTCTTCAATCACCACCGCGTCCCGCCGCTTCGCCCACTCCAGCAGCGCCACCCTGCGCGCGGGCGACATGGGCATGCCCAGCGGGAACTGGTGCGACGGCGTGACGTAGACGAGCCGCGCGGCGTCCGGCAGCGCCGCCACGTCCAGCCCCTCCGCGTCCACCGGCACGGGCACGACACGAGCGCCCAGCGACTGGAACACCTGCCGCGCGGGCGGATAGCCCGGCTCCTCCATGGCGACGCAGTCCCCCGGCTCGATGAGCACCCGGCCCACGAGGTCCAGCGCCTGCTGCGCGCCATTGGTGATGAACACGTCGTCCACCTCCGCGCGCACGCCCCGCGAGACGCCCACGTGCCGCGCCACCGCCTCCCGCAGCCCCCGGTGCCCGGCAGCGTCCACGTAGCCCCCGGACATCGTGGCGGCCCGCAGCTGGCGCGCCACCAGCCGGCGCCAGGACTCGAATGGGAAGCCCGAGACGTCCGGGCTGCCCACGCCAAAGTCATACGCGGCGGGAGCCAGCGGTGCTGGCAGGTCCGGCAGTGAGCGCCAGAAGGCCCGGGCGCGCAGCGGCACCAGTGCCTCCCGCCCTGCCCTGCCACGCGGCCGGGGCGCCTCTCCCTGGACGAAGCTCCCCGCCCGCGTGCGCCCCGCGATGAGGCCCTCGGCGGTGAGCCATTCATACGCCACGCCCACGGTGTTCCGGGCCACGTCCAGGCGCAGCGCCAGCTCGCGGGTGGGCGGCAACCGCTCCCCACGGCGCAGGCGCCCGTCGAGGATGGCCGCGCGCAGCCCCCGGTAGATCTGCCCGGCCAGGTCCCGGCGTCCCCGGAGCTCCACATGGAAGTCCATGCCGCATCCTCCCACGGATTGGCCCAATGGATTTCGTCAATCCTGGCCCTGTCACCGGGCCAGCGGAGGACCATCCTTCCGGCATGACCGATTCCACCTACGCCTCCCACCCCGTCGACTCCGAACGCATGCCGTGGATCCCCATGGGCCGGCCCGGGCTCGCGTTCAAGCCGCTGCGCTTCTTCCGCGATGGCAGCGGCTGGATGTACCTCTTCCGCCTGGAGCCCGGCACCCTCATCCCCCGCCACCGCCACGTCGGCGAGTCGCACGCCTTCAACATCTCCGGCCGCCGCCAGTTGCTCGACACCGGCGAGGTGATTGGCCCGGGCACGTATGTCTATGAGCCGTCCGGCAACGTCGACAGCTGGAAGGTCGTGGGCGATGAGCCCCTCGTCCTGCACATCACCGTGAAGGGCGGCATCGAATACCTGGGCGACGACGGTCAGGTCCTCAAGAGCGTGAGCCCCGCGGAGCGGCTGGAGACGTACCGCCGCTGGTGCCAGGAGAACGGCGTGGAGGCCCTCGCCACGATCGAGTGACGAATGCGGTTGCCCCGGCTTCCGCCCCCGGGCAGGAGGAGGCCTGGACCCCTCACCGGAAGGAAGCCCGCCCATGCCGCCCAGGCCCACCGCCCCGCCCCAGCTCCAGTCCGCGCCCGAAGCGCTGCGCAAGTTCGTCGAGGGCCTGTTCACCCTGGATGTGGAGGAGCCCTGGGCCCAGCCCGCGGAGGTGAAGGAGACGGGCGCCGCTCCCTGGCGGCCGCCCAACGCCTACACGCTGGTGATGGGGAACCTGGACGTCGAAGGCAACGTGCTGGTGGAAGCCGCCAGGCGGGACGAGGGCGTCCTCGTCGTGTTCGGCGACGTCACGTGCCGCAACCTCTTCGTCGGCGTGGGCTTCACCTTCGTCTGCACCGGCACGCTGCGCGTGAAGGAGACGGTCGTCGCGACCTCAATGGACAGCGTGACGTACGCGGCGGGAGTGGTGGAGGCGGAGCTCGTCGACTCCGGCTCTGGCGCGTGGCTCACCCTCTTTGGAGACGCGTCCCAGCTGCACGCGAAGCATCTCACGCACTACGTGATGAACGGCCGCAAGGTCATCAAGTCGCAGAACCCTCCCGACCTGCGCACGCTTGTCGTTCCGGAGGTCCTCGACCTGGAGGAATGGGATTCCCTCTCCGCGGAGGAGCAGGCGGACGAGGACCCGAAGGTCCTCATCAAGCTGGACACGCGAGCCGCCCACAAGCGCCTGGCCCAGGGCGAGAGCCTCTTCCTCTCGCCCTGAGAAGGCCGCATTCGGCCCGTGCGCTCCGTGCGGGCCGTCCTCACGCGGAATGTCAGACACGCTTGATAGCTTGCGTACTGTCCGAGGCCGGACGGACGACAAGCTTTCGCTCCCCCCTGGCGACAAGCGTTCTCACAAACCGAGGAACATCTTGAAACATATTGGATTGAAGTCCCTGGCCGCCGTGTGGCTGACGTGTGCCCTGACGGGCTGTGGCGCGGAGATGGAGCAGGGCGCTGAGACGGAGCTGGAGAACCCCACCGAGGCCGCTGAACAGGCCCCGGTGCTGGAGAAGGGGCCCCCGCCGGAAGAACGGGTGCAGGCCCTGGCCGGATGCACCAGCAGCATTGCCCTCACCCCCAACGTGACTGTCACCGGCATCAGCGCGAACGCGGGGGAGTACTCCTGCACGTACACGCTGTACGTCGCGTCCGCGAACAGCAACCTCACCTTCAGCACCTCCGGCGGTTCGGGCGACGTGGACCTGTATGTGAAGTACGGCTCGGAGCCGACCACGGGGAGCAGTACCTGTAGCTCCGCTGGCTCCAGCAGCACGGAGTCCTGCTCCATCACCGGCGCGCAGGTGGGCACGTACTACGTGAAGTTGTACGGCTACTCGGCGTTCAGCGGCGCGACCCTGAAGGCGACGTCCACGCCTTCCGGACAGACGGGCTGCACCAGCAGTACCACGCTGACCAAGGACGTGACCCTGACCGGCATCGGCGCGAACACGGGCGACTGGTCCTGCATCTACAAGCTGTATGTCCCCACCGGTGCCACCAAGGTGACGTTCAACACCAGCGGCGGCAGCGGCAACGCAGACCTGTTCGTGCGCCGGGATGCCTCCCCCACCGAGTCGGTCTACGACTGCAAGTCGGGCAGCCTCTACAGCAACTCCGAGACCTGCTCCGTCAACGTGACGTCTCCCGGGACCTACTGGGCGCGCCTGTACGGCACCGGGTCGTTCTCCAATGTGAGCATCACGGGAACCTACACCCTGTCTGAGGGCCAGCCGGGGTGCACGTCCACCAGCCCGCTCAACAACAACACCACCACGTACGGCCTGAGCGCGCCTCCCGGAGGCTTCTCCTGCGACTACACGCTCACCATCCCGTCGGGGGCTTCGAGCGTTACCTTCAGCACCACCAGTGGCTCGGGCGGCACCGCGTTCCTCTACGCGAAGCTTGGCAGCGCGCCCACGCTGTCTTCCTATGACTGCGTGGCCAACACGAGCAGCAGCAACAACCAGACGTGCACTGTCTCCAATCCCGCGGCGGGCATCTGGCACGTGCGTGTGTACAACGCGTCCTCGTCCGGAACGCTCACCAACGCCTCCCTGCGCGGCGCCTACGTCACCGGCGGCACGGGGAACCCGGGCACGGGCACGCTGAGCAACAACGTCCCGGTGACGGGCCTGTCGGGCGCGAAGGACTCGTACCGCTACTGGACCCTCACCGTGCCGGCCGGGAAGAGCTCGCTGCTCGTGCAGACGATGTTCGGCACGGGCGACGCGGACCTGTACGTGCGTCAGGGCTCGAAGCCCGAGGACTACGTCTACGACTGCCGTCCCCTGACGGGAGGCAACACGGAGTCGTGCCTCATCAGCAACCCCGTCGCGGGCGTCTACCACGTGATGATCAAGGGCTACACGGACTACGCCGGGCTGACGCTGCAGGCGTCCTACTGACGACGCCCCGCAGGCACTGATGTGTGAAGCAGTGCCCGGCCCCGAGGTGATTTCTTCCCTCGGGGCCGGGGTTGGGGGAACACTCCGGACCCATGAGCGCTCGGCGGTTCGACGTGGTAGTCCTCGGCTCCGGTCCCGGCGGTGAAGGGGCTTCGATGAAGGCGGTGAAGTCCGGCCGCAAGGTGTGCACCGTGGAGCAGGGAGCCCTCGTAGGCGGCGCCTGCACCCACACCGCCACCATCCCCTCCAAGGCCCTGCGCCACGCCATCCAGCGGCTGATGGACGTGCAGCAGGACCACCCGGAGATGCGGGCGGAGCTGGCCCGGCACACCACGCTCAAGGACATGATGCGCGTGGCGACCACCGTCGTGTCCAAGCAGGTGCAGCTGCGCACCACCTTCTACGAGCGCAACCGCGTGGAGCTGGTGGTGGGCCGCGCGAAGTTCCGGGACGCGCACACGGTGGAGGTGACGGAGCCGCGCGGCTCCGTGGAGCTGCTCACCGCGGACGCCTTCGTCATCGCCACGGGCTCCAGGCCCTACCGGCCCAAGGGCGTGGACTTCCGCCACCCGCGCATCTTCGACTCGGACACCATCCTCAAGCTGCGTGAGTCCCCGCTGTCGATGATCATCTACGGCGCGGGCGTCATCGGCTGCGAGTACGCCTCCATGTTCCGGATGCTCGGCGTGAAGGTGGACCTGGTGAACACGCGCGACCGGCTGCTGTCCTTCCTGGACGACGAAATCTCGGACGCCCTCTCCTACCACCTGCGCGAACAGGGCGTGCTCATCCGCCACCAGGAGGAGATGGTCTCCGTGGAGCCGCACGACGACAGCGTGGTGCTCCAGCTGAAGAGCGGCAAGCGGCTGAAGGCGGACGTCTTCCTCTGGGCCAACGGCCGCTCCGGCAACAGCCAGGACCTGGGGCTGGAGGCGCTGGGCATCGCGGTGGACGCGCGCGGGTGCATCCAGGTCAACGACGGCTACCAGACGTCCGTGCCCCACATCTACGCGGTGGGTGACGTGGTGGGCGCCCCG belongs to Corallococcus exiguus and includes:
- a CDS encoding DUF2239 family protein codes for the protein MIPPSATWTAFTGQRLLASGSPAEVVTAAKAALDAGEHEALLLFDDATGRTVDFHLRGTLEEVLARLQPAPDPAAESSEPRGPGRPKLGVVAREVTLLPRHWEWLSEQPGGASVALRKLVEAARANSGDADRVRRAQAAADRFMTTMAGNAPGYEEAARALYAGDRTRFNKWTRSWPDDIRDCARKLAAPAFSKETP
- a CDS encoding NADP-dependent oxidoreductase, which encodes MNHQWVLKSRPHDEVSDSCFEWRQTPVPSPGPGEALVRVIWLAIDPTQRTWLNPHATYIRPVELGEVMRGAGVGQVIASRSERLAVGDWVTGMTGWQEYALAGDAGLFGFNKVPDGIDPKAMLNLYGASGLTAWIGMTDVARAAPGETVLVSGAAGSVGAIAGQVARLRGCRVIGIAGGQHKVDWVTRVARFDACIDYKSEDVRTRLQALAPKGIDVFFDNVGGPVLEAALDHLALRARVVLCGAVSSGYKDRDYGTTPRNYMQLAFQRARMEGFIFLDHVPRFPEAFRELSTWAARGELALTETVAEGLEQAPSALRGLFEGRNLGKQLVRVAAPV
- the pdxR gene encoding MocR-like pyridoxine biosynthesis transcription factor PdxR, which produces MDFHVELRGRRDLAGQIYRGLRAAILDGRLRRGERLPPTRELALRLDVARNTVGVAYEWLTAEGLIAGRTRAGSFVQGEAPRPRGRAGREALVPLRARAFWRSLPDLPAPLAPAAYDFGVGSPDVSGFPFESWRRLVARQLRAATMSGGYVDAAGHRGLREAVARHVGVSRGVRAEVDDVFITNGAQQALDLVGRVLIEPGDCVAMEEPGYPPARQVFQSLGARVVPVPVDAEGLDVAALPDAARLVYVTPSHQFPLGMPMSPARRVALLEWAKRRDAVVIEDDYDSEFRFGGRPLETLHGMDRSGRVLYVGSFSKVMVPMLRMGFLVAPPSLQRELRWARRVMDWHSPVPEQAALARFIDSGLLARHIRKMRRDYEARHARVAEGLSRHCGDWLQVVPSVAGLHLCATFRRGGVALERDTVARARAAGVGLISLSRYFAGARARPGLVLGYGGIPATRIPEGLKRLGASLSHVGLTKG
- the sthA gene encoding Si-specific NAD(P)(+) transhydrogenase, with translation MSARRFDVVVLGSGPGGEGASMKAVKSGRKVCTVEQGALVGGACTHTATIPSKALRHAIQRLMDVQQDHPEMRAELARHTTLKDMMRVATTVVSKQVQLRTTFYERNRVELVVGRAKFRDAHTVEVTEPRGSVELLTADAFVIATGSRPYRPKGVDFRHPRIFDSDTILKLRESPLSMIIYGAGVIGCEYASMFRMLGVKVDLVNTRDRLLSFLDDEISDALSYHLREQGVLIRHQEEMVSVEPHDDSVVLQLKSGKRLKADVFLWANGRSGNSQDLGLEALGIAVDARGCIQVNDGYQTSVPHIYAVGDVVGAPSLASASYDQGRFAATHIVEGRAEHKLVKDIPTGIYTSPEISSLGRTERELTQAGVPYEVGHAFFKSLARAQITGRTVGMLKLLFHRETREILGIHCFGDNASEIIHIGQAIMAQDWPGNGIDYFINTTFNYPTMAEAYRVAALNGLNRLF
- a CDS encoding cupin domain-containing protein; the protein is MTDSTYASHPVDSERMPWIPMGRPGLAFKPLRFFRDGSGWMYLFRLEPGTLIPRHRHVGESHAFNISGRRQLLDTGEVIGPGTYVYEPSGNVDSWKVVGDEPLVLHITVKGGIEYLGDDGQVLKSVSPAERLETYRRWCQENGVEALATIE
- a CDS encoding PPC domain-containing protein gives rise to the protein MKHIGLKSLAAVWLTCALTGCGAEMEQGAETELENPTEAAEQAPVLEKGPPPEERVQALAGCTSSIALTPNVTVTGISANAGEYSCTYTLYVASANSNLTFSTSGGSGDVDLYVKYGSEPTTGSSTCSSAGSSSTESCSITGAQVGTYYVKLYGYSAFSGATLKATSTPSGQTGCTSSTTLTKDVTLTGIGANTGDWSCIYKLYVPTGATKVTFNTSGGSGNADLFVRRDASPTESVYDCKSGSLYSNSETCSVNVTSPGTYWARLYGTGSFSNVSITGTYTLSEGQPGCTSTSPLNNNTTTYGLSAPPGGFSCDYTLTIPSGASSVTFSTTSGSGGTAFLYAKLGSAPTLSSYDCVANTSSSNNQTCTVSNPAAGIWHVRVYNASSSGTLTNASLRGAYVTGGTGNPGTGTLSNNVPVTGLSGAKDSYRYWTLTVPAGKSSLLVQTMFGTGDADLYVRQGSKPEDYVYDCRPLTGGNTESCLISNPVAGVYHVMIKGYTDYAGLTLQASY
- a CDS encoding DUF4328 domain-containing protein, producing the protein MRLSALEVPDSRGRARRAVTALQFSAATDLLSLGLHVILSLGVFTEEVQGVPAAGVVFLNVGGGLLAQVFLLMWFHRVVRQLKALGRDIGDSPAMAVWWWLIPLANWVKPYHLMKEVATRLGGAHFASVLPLSVWWGANVLSRIMNQVDQRIIGKLETADGGMSTAGAMVGLIAAGSALVMALFSIQIIRALQEKLDQRRDGLEFGDGPVPEAGAEAA
- a CDS encoding nuclear transport factor 2 family protein produces the protein MKLQTTLTTVLALATGAAEARDPAQDERELLKVEAALCRAFETADVATLRKSLDARFTLTDSKGTVTDLEQNLAEVAKKDPVYEVFRNHHQKIRLYGDAAVVTGITTLKGHSGKTQFEGDFQFTDTWVYREGQWKLAASHATRLVK